Proteins co-encoded in one Dasypus novemcinctus isolate mDasNov1 chromosome 18, mDasNov1.1.hap2, whole genome shotgun sequence genomic window:
- the IGFLR1 gene encoding IGF-like family receptor 1 isoform X2, whose product MGPRHILLTAALLAQALPPEASQYCGRLEYWNPDNKRCSSCLQRFGPPRRPDYEFRENCGLSDLGDQLQHPFKKCAPGQCNPNGADLCSPCGGGATVSTLAEGGRRSASSCIKRSVPPKKACCPTSRKDSVPSSQEPSSPTTSLWTSDHRNIPADTSLQVLQDLALPVVLVLLVSSLILLFTLRMLRHCRQQKSDSFPCPRLACSGPHNPFPLHSSSLVTLKVLEAGEACKVSLLPLQCTELPILPSTLASQPLSRLLDELEVLEELIMLLDPEPGPGGGMACGTTRHLAARYGMPATWSTFAYSLRPSRSPLLALLEMVVAREPTASLGQLGAHLAHLGRADALQVLSKLS is encoded by the exons ATGGGGCCGCGACATATCCTCCTGACGGCTGCACTACTGGCCCAGGCACTGCCGCCAGAGGCCTCCCAGTATTGCGGCCGCCTTGAATACTGGAACCCAGACAACAAGCGCTGCAGCAGTTGCCTGCAGCGCTTCGGACCACCCCGCCGTCCAG ACTACGAGTTTAGGGAAAATTGCGGACTCAGTGACCTCGGCGATCAGCTACAACACCCGTTCAAGAAGTGCGCTCCTGGACAATGCAACCCCAACGGCGCGGATCTGTGCAGCCCCTGCGGCGGCGGGGCCACAGTCTCCACTTTGGCGGAGGGCGGCCGCCGCTCCGCATCTAGCTGCATAAAG AGATCGGTCCCTCCCAAGAAGGCCTGCTGCCCGACATCTAGAAAGGACAGCGTCCCTAGCTCTCAGGAGCCCAGCTCACCGACGACTTCTTTGTGGACTTCTGACCACAGAAACATCCCCGCAGACACCTCTCTGCAGGTCTTACAGGATTTGGCTCTCCCCGTGGTGCTGGTCCTACTGGTGTCCTCACTGATCCTCCTGTTCACCCTGAGAATGCTGCGCCACTGCCGCCAACAGAAATCTGACTCCTTTCCCTGTCCCCGCTTGGCTTGCAGTGGTCCTCACAACCCCTTTCCCTTGCACTCGTCCTCCCTGGTCACCCTAAAGGTACTGGAAGCAGGCGAGGCATGTAaggtctctctgcttccactccAGTGCACAG AGCTGCCAATCCTCCCTTCGACCCTGGCTTCGCAGCCCTTGTCTCGCCTTTTGGATGAGCTGGAGGTGCTGGAGGAGCTGATCATGCTGCTGGATCCTGAACCTGGGCCTGGTGGGGGCATGGCCTGTGGCACCACTCGGCACCTGGCTGCACGATACGGGATGCCTGCCACCTGGTCCACGTTTGCCTACTCCCTGCGGCCCAGCCGCTCACCACTTCTGGCCCTGCTGGAGATGGTGGTGGCAAGGGAGCCCACTGCCTCTCTGGGCCAACTGGGTGCTCACCTGGCCCACCTAGGGCGGGCAGATGCACTGCAGGTTCTGTCCAAACTCAGCTGA
- the IGFLR1 gene encoding IGF-like family receptor 1 isoform X1 has product MGPRHILLTAALLAQALPPEASQYCGRLEYWNPDNKRCSSCLQRFGPPRRPDYEFRENCGLSDLGDQLQHPFKKCAPGQCNPNGADLCSPCGGGATVSTLAEGGRRSASSCIKRSVPPKKACCPTSRKDSVPSSQEPSSPTTSLWTSDHRNIPADTSLQVLQDLALPVVLVLLVSSLILLFTLRMLRHCRQQKSDSFPCPRLACSGPHNPFPLHSSSLVTLKVLEAGEACKVSLLPLQCTGESGTGLGPEEVNWKLPPLYSSCLLELPILPSTLASQPLSRLLDELEVLEELIMLLDPEPGPGGGMACGTTRHLAARYGMPATWSTFAYSLRPSRSPLLALLEMVVAREPTASLGQLGAHLAHLGRADALQVLSKLS; this is encoded by the exons ATGGGGCCGCGACATATCCTCCTGACGGCTGCACTACTGGCCCAGGCACTGCCGCCAGAGGCCTCCCAGTATTGCGGCCGCCTTGAATACTGGAACCCAGACAACAAGCGCTGCAGCAGTTGCCTGCAGCGCTTCGGACCACCCCGCCGTCCAG ACTACGAGTTTAGGGAAAATTGCGGACTCAGTGACCTCGGCGATCAGCTACAACACCCGTTCAAGAAGTGCGCTCCTGGACAATGCAACCCCAACGGCGCGGATCTGTGCAGCCCCTGCGGCGGCGGGGCCACAGTCTCCACTTTGGCGGAGGGCGGCCGCCGCTCCGCATCTAGCTGCATAAAG AGATCGGTCCCTCCCAAGAAGGCCTGCTGCCCGACATCTAGAAAGGACAGCGTCCCTAGCTCTCAGGAGCCCAGCTCACCGACGACTTCTTTGTGGACTTCTGACCACAGAAACATCCCCGCAGACACCTCTCTGCAGGTCTTACAGGATTTGGCTCTCCCCGTGGTGCTGGTCCTACTGGTGTCCTCACTGATCCTCCTGTTCACCCTGAGAATGCTGCGCCACTGCCGCCAACAGAAATCTGACTCCTTTCCCTGTCCCCGCTTGGCTTGCAGTGGTCCTCACAACCCCTTTCCCTTGCACTCGTCCTCCCTGGTCACCCTAAAGGTACTGGAAGCAGGCGAGGCATGTAaggtctctctgcttccactccAGTGCACAGGTGAGTCAGGGACGGGACTGGGGCCAGAGGAGGTGAACTGGAAGCTCCCTCCCCTTTACTCCTCCTGTCTCCTAGAGCTGCCAATCCTCCCTTCGACCCTGGCTTCGCAGCCCTTGTCTCGCCTTTTGGATGAGCTGGAGGTGCTGGAGGAGCTGATCATGCTGCTGGATCCTGAACCTGGGCCTGGTGGGGGCATGGCCTGTGGCACCACTCGGCACCTGGCTGCACGATACGGGATGCCTGCCACCTGGTCCACGTTTGCCTACTCCCTGCGGCCCAGCCGCTCACCACTTCTGGCCCTGCTGGAGATGGTGGTGGCAAGGGAGCCCACTGCCTCTCTGGGCCAACTGGGTGCTCACCTGGCCCACCTAGGGCGGGCAGATGCACTGCAGGTTCTGTCCAAACTCAGCTGA
- the U2AF1L4 gene encoding splicing factor U2AF 26 kDa subunit isoform X1, protein MAEYLASIFGTEKDKVNCSFYFKIGACRHGDRCSRLHNKPTFSQTIVLLNLYRNPQNTAQTADGSHCHVSDVEVQEHYDNFFEEVFTELQEKYGEIEEMNVCDNLGDHLVGNVYVKFRREEDAERAVAELNNRWFNGQAVHAELSPVTDFRESCCRQYEMGECTRGGFCNFMHLRPISRNLRRQLYGRGPRRRSPPRSHTGHRPRERNRRRSPDHRHGRF, encoded by the exons ATGGCTGAATATTTAGCTTCGATATTCGGGACTGAGAAGGACAA GGTTAACTGCTCTTTTTACTTTAAGATCGGGGCCTGCCGGCACGGGGACCGGTGCTCCCGGCTTCACAACAAACCGACTTTCAGCCAG ACCATAGTGCTGCTTAACCTGTACCGGAACCCACAGAACACGGCCCAAACTGCAGATGGATCACACT GTCACGTGAGCGACGTGGAGGTGCAGGAGCACTATGATAACTTCTTTGAG GAGGTGTTCACTGAACTGCAGGAGAAGTATGGGGAGATTGAAGAGATGAACGTGTGTGACAACCTCGGGGACCACCTCGTAGGCAACGTCTATGTCAAG TTCCGGCGTGAGGAGGATGCAGAGCGGGCAGTGGCCGAACTCAATAACCGCTGGTTCAATGGGCAGGCTGTGCATGCCGAGTTGTCACCTGTCACTGACTTCCGGGAGTCATGCTGCCGGCAGTACGAGATGGG GGAGTGTACCCGTGGTGGCTTCTGCAATTTCATGCACCTGCGGCCCATCTCCCGGAACCTCAGGCGGCAGCTCTATGGGCGGGGACCCCGACGCAG GTCGCCCCCGAGGTCCCATACTGGCCACCGTCCCCGAGAAAGGAACCGACGGCGTTCCCCAGACCACAGGCATGGCCGCTTCTGA
- the U2AF1L4 gene encoding splicing factor U2AF 26 kDa subunit isoform X2: MAEYLASIFGTEKDKVNCSFYFKIGACRHGDRCSRLHNKPTFSQTIVLLNLYRNPQNTAQTADGSHCHVSDVEVQEHYDNFFEEVFTELQEKYGEIEEMNVCDNLGDHLVGNVYVKFRREEDAERAVAELNNRWFNGQAVHAELSPVTDFRESCCRQECTRGGFCNFMHLRPISRNLRRQLYGRGPRRRSPPRSHTGHRPRERNRRRSPDHRHGRF, translated from the exons ATGGCTGAATATTTAGCTTCGATATTCGGGACTGAGAAGGACAA GGTTAACTGCTCTTTTTACTTTAAGATCGGGGCCTGCCGGCACGGGGACCGGTGCTCCCGGCTTCACAACAAACCGACTTTCAGCCAG ACCATAGTGCTGCTTAACCTGTACCGGAACCCACAGAACACGGCCCAAACTGCAGATGGATCACACT GTCACGTGAGCGACGTGGAGGTGCAGGAGCACTATGATAACTTCTTTGAG GAGGTGTTCACTGAACTGCAGGAGAAGTATGGGGAGATTGAAGAGATGAACGTGTGTGACAACCTCGGGGACCACCTCGTAGGCAACGTCTATGTCAAG TTCCGGCGTGAGGAGGATGCAGAGCGGGCAGTGGCCGAACTCAATAACCGCTGGTTCAATGGGCAGGCTGTGCATGCCGAGTTGTCACCTGTCACTGACTTCCGGGAGTCATGCTGCCGGCA GGAGTGTACCCGTGGTGGCTTCTGCAATTTCATGCACCTGCGGCCCATCTCCCGGAACCTCAGGCGGCAGCTCTATGGGCGGGGACCCCGACGCAG GTCGCCCCCGAGGTCCCATACTGGCCACCGTCCCCGAGAAAGGAACCGACGGCGTTCCCCAGACCACAGGCATGGCCGCTTCTGA
- the PSENEN gene encoding gamma-secretase subunit PEN-2, translated as MNLERVSNEEKLNLCRKYYLGGFAFLPFLWLVNIFWFFREAFLAPAYTEQSQIKGYVWRSAVGFLFWVIALTTWITIFQIYRPRWGALGDYLSFTIPLGTP; from the exons ATGAACTTGGAGCGAGTGTCCAACGAGGAGAAGTTAAACCTGTGCCGGAAATACTACTTGG GTGGGTTTGCGTTCCTGCCTTTCCTCTGGCTGGTCAACATCTTCTGGTTCTTCCGGGAGGCCTTCCTTGCCCCAGCCTACACAGAGCAGAGTCAAATTAAGGGCT ATGTTTGGCGCTCAGCTGTGGGCTTCCTCTTCTGGGTGATTGCACTCACCACCTGGATCACCATCTTCCAGATCTACCGACCCCGTTGGGGTGCCCTTGGGGATTACCTCTCCTTTACCATTCCCCTGGGCACTCCCTGA
- the LIN37 gene encoding protein lin-37 homolog isoform X2, producing MFPVKVKVEKSELEMAKARNQLDAVLQCLLEKSHMDRERLDEEAGKTPSDTHNKDCSMVATGKRPSARFPHQRRKKRREMDDGLAEGGPQRSNTYVIKLFDRSVDLAQFSENTPLYPICRAWMRNSPSVRERERSPSSPLPPLPEDEEGSEVTNSKCRDVYKLPPPTAPGPPGDTSRSRIPSPLQPETQGTPDDEPSEPEPSPSTLIYRNMQRWKRIRQRWKEASHRNQLRYSESMKILREMYERQ from the exons ATGTTCCCGGTGAAGGTGAAAGTGGAGAAATCAG AGTTGGAGATGGCCAAGGCCCGGAACCAACTGGATGCTGTTCTGCAGTGTctgctggagaagagccacatggACAG GGAGCGTCTGGATGAGGAAGCTGGGAAGACCCCCTCAGATACCCACAATAA GGACTGCTCCATGGTGGCCACTGGCAAACG GCCATCCGCCCGCTTCCCCCACCAGCGGCGGAAGAAGAGGAGGGAGATGGATGATGGGCTGGCGGAGGGAGGGCCACAGCGATCCA ACACGTATGTGATCAAGCTGTTTGACCGGagcgtggacttggcccagttcaGTGAGAATACACCACTCTACCCGATCTGCCGGGCTTGGATGCGCAACAGCCCCTCAGTACGTGAGCGGGAACGCTCACCCAGCTCACCACTCCCCCCGCTGCCTGAGGATGAGGAG GGATCAGAGGTCACCAACAGCAAGTGTCGTGATGTGTACAAGCTGCCTCCACCCACAGCCCCTGGGCCACCAGGAGACACCTCCAGATCCCGCATTCCATCCCCACTGCAGCCTGAGACCCAGGGTACCCCCGATGATGAG CCCTCTGAGCCTGAGCCCTCACCCTCCACACTCATCTACCGCAACATGCAGCGCTGGAAACGTATCCGCCAGAG GTGGAAGGAAGCCTCTCATCGGAACCAGCTCCGCTACTCAGAAAGCATGAAGATCCTGCGGGAGATGTATGAGCGACAGTGA
- the LIN37 gene encoding protein lin-37 homolog isoform X1: MFPVKVKVEKSELEMAKARNQLDAVLQCLLEKSHMDSRERLDEEAGKTPSDTHNKDCSMVATGKRPSARFPHQRRKKRREMDDGLAEGGPQRSNTYVIKLFDRSVDLAQFSENTPLYPICRAWMRNSPSVRERERSPSSPLPPLPEDEEGSEVTNSKCRDVYKLPPPTAPGPPGDTSRSRIPSPLQPETQGTPDDEPSEPEPSPSTLIYRNMQRWKRIRQRWKEASHRNQLRYSESMKILREMYERQ; encoded by the exons ATGTTCCCGGTGAAGGTGAAAGTGGAGAAATCAG AGTTGGAGATGGCCAAGGCCCGGAACCAACTGGATGCTGTTCTGCAGTGTctgctggagaagagccacatggACAG CAGGGAGCGTCTGGATGAGGAAGCTGGGAAGACCCCCTCAGATACCCACAATAA GGACTGCTCCATGGTGGCCACTGGCAAACG GCCATCCGCCCGCTTCCCCCACCAGCGGCGGAAGAAGAGGAGGGAGATGGATGATGGGCTGGCGGAGGGAGGGCCACAGCGATCCA ACACGTATGTGATCAAGCTGTTTGACCGGagcgtggacttggcccagttcaGTGAGAATACACCACTCTACCCGATCTGCCGGGCTTGGATGCGCAACAGCCCCTCAGTACGTGAGCGGGAACGCTCACCCAGCTCACCACTCCCCCCGCTGCCTGAGGATGAGGAG GGATCAGAGGTCACCAACAGCAAGTGTCGTGATGTGTACAAGCTGCCTCCACCCACAGCCCCTGGGCCACCAGGAGACACCTCCAGATCCCGCATTCCATCCCCACTGCAGCCTGAGACCCAGGGTACCCCCGATGATGAG CCCTCTGAGCCTGAGCCCTCACCCTCCACACTCATCTACCGCAACATGCAGCGCTGGAAACGTATCCGCCAGAG GTGGAAGGAAGCCTCTCATCGGAACCAGCTCCGCTACTCAGAAAGCATGAAGATCCTGCGGGAGATGTATGAGCGACAGTGA
- the LIN37 gene encoding protein lin-37 homolog isoform X3 yields MVVALAVWCELEMAKARNQLDAVLQCLLEKSHMDSRERLDEEAGKTPSDTHNKDCSMVATGKRPSARFPHQRRKKRREMDDGLAEGGPQRSNTYVIKLFDRSVDLAQFSENTPLYPICRAWMRNSPSVRERERSPSSPLPPLPEDEEGSEVTNSKCRDVYKLPPPTAPGPPGDTSRSRIPSPLQPETQGTPDDEPSEPEPSPSTLIYRNMQRWKRIRQRWKEASHRNQLRYSESMKILREMYERQ; encoded by the exons ATGGTGGTGGCTCTGGCTGTGTGGTGCG AGTTGGAGATGGCCAAGGCCCGGAACCAACTGGATGCTGTTCTGCAGTGTctgctggagaagagccacatggACAG CAGGGAGCGTCTGGATGAGGAAGCTGGGAAGACCCCCTCAGATACCCACAATAA GGACTGCTCCATGGTGGCCACTGGCAAACG GCCATCCGCCCGCTTCCCCCACCAGCGGCGGAAGAAGAGGAGGGAGATGGATGATGGGCTGGCGGAGGGAGGGCCACAGCGATCCA ACACGTATGTGATCAAGCTGTTTGACCGGagcgtggacttggcccagttcaGTGAGAATACACCACTCTACCCGATCTGCCGGGCTTGGATGCGCAACAGCCCCTCAGTACGTGAGCGGGAACGCTCACCCAGCTCACCACTCCCCCCGCTGCCTGAGGATGAGGAG GGATCAGAGGTCACCAACAGCAAGTGTCGTGATGTGTACAAGCTGCCTCCACCCACAGCCCCTGGGCCACCAGGAGACACCTCCAGATCCCGCATTCCATCCCCACTGCAGCCTGAGACCCAGGGTACCCCCGATGATGAG CCCTCTGAGCCTGAGCCCTCACCCTCCACACTCATCTACCGCAACATGCAGCGCTGGAAACGTATCCGCCAGAG GTGGAAGGAAGCCTCTCATCGGAACCAGCTCCGCTACTCAGAAAGCATGAAGATCCTGCGGGAGATGTATGAGCGACAGTGA
- the LIN37 gene encoding protein lin-37 homolog isoform X4 produces the protein MVVALAVWCELEMAKARNQLDAVLQCLLEKSHMDRERLDEEAGKTPSDTHNKDCSMVATGKRPSARFPHQRRKKRREMDDGLAEGGPQRSNTYVIKLFDRSVDLAQFSENTPLYPICRAWMRNSPSVRERERSPSSPLPPLPEDEEGSEVTNSKCRDVYKLPPPTAPGPPGDTSRSRIPSPLQPETQGTPDDEPSEPEPSPSTLIYRNMQRWKRIRQRWKEASHRNQLRYSESMKILREMYERQ, from the exons ATGGTGGTGGCTCTGGCTGTGTGGTGCG AGTTGGAGATGGCCAAGGCCCGGAACCAACTGGATGCTGTTCTGCAGTGTctgctggagaagagccacatggACAG GGAGCGTCTGGATGAGGAAGCTGGGAAGACCCCCTCAGATACCCACAATAA GGACTGCTCCATGGTGGCCACTGGCAAACG GCCATCCGCCCGCTTCCCCCACCAGCGGCGGAAGAAGAGGAGGGAGATGGATGATGGGCTGGCGGAGGGAGGGCCACAGCGATCCA ACACGTATGTGATCAAGCTGTTTGACCGGagcgtggacttggcccagttcaGTGAGAATACACCACTCTACCCGATCTGCCGGGCTTGGATGCGCAACAGCCCCTCAGTACGTGAGCGGGAACGCTCACCCAGCTCACCACTCCCCCCGCTGCCTGAGGATGAGGAG GGATCAGAGGTCACCAACAGCAAGTGTCGTGATGTGTACAAGCTGCCTCCACCCACAGCCCCTGGGCCACCAGGAGACACCTCCAGATCCCGCATTCCATCCCCACTGCAGCCTGAGACCCAGGGTACCCCCGATGATGAG CCCTCTGAGCCTGAGCCCTCACCCTCCACACTCATCTACCGCAACATGCAGCGCTGGAAACGTATCCGCCAGAG GTGGAAGGAAGCCTCTCATCGGAACCAGCTCCGCTACTCAGAAAGCATGAAGATCCTGCGGGAGATGTATGAGCGACAGTGA
- the LIN37 gene encoding protein lin-37 homolog isoform X5, with amino-acid sequence MLFCSVCWRRATWTGWDLACMDRERLDEEAGKTPSDTHNKDCSMVATGKRPSARFPHQRRKKRREMDDGLAEGGPQRSNTYVIKLFDRSVDLAQFSENTPLYPICRAWMRNSPSVRERERSPSSPLPPLPEDEEGSEVTNSKCRDVYKLPPPTAPGPPGDTSRSRIPSPLQPETQGTPDDEPSEPEPSPSTLIYRNMQRWKRIRQRWKEASHRNQLRYSESMKILREMYERQ; translated from the exons ATGCTGTTCTGCAGTGTctgctggagaagagccacatggACAGGTTGGGACCTGGCATGCATGGACAG GGAGCGTCTGGATGAGGAAGCTGGGAAGACCCCCTCAGATACCCACAATAA GGACTGCTCCATGGTGGCCACTGGCAAACG GCCATCCGCCCGCTTCCCCCACCAGCGGCGGAAGAAGAGGAGGGAGATGGATGATGGGCTGGCGGAGGGAGGGCCACAGCGATCCA ACACGTATGTGATCAAGCTGTTTGACCGGagcgtggacttggcccagttcaGTGAGAATACACCACTCTACCCGATCTGCCGGGCTTGGATGCGCAACAGCCCCTCAGTACGTGAGCGGGAACGCTCACCCAGCTCACCACTCCCCCCGCTGCCTGAGGATGAGGAG GGATCAGAGGTCACCAACAGCAAGTGTCGTGATGTGTACAAGCTGCCTCCACCCACAGCCCCTGGGCCACCAGGAGACACCTCCAGATCCCGCATTCCATCCCCACTGCAGCCTGAGACCCAGGGTACCCCCGATGATGAG CCCTCTGAGCCTGAGCCCTCACCCTCCACACTCATCTACCGCAACATGCAGCGCTGGAAACGTATCCGCCAGAG GTGGAAGGAAGCCTCTCATCGGAACCAGCTCCGCTACTCAGAAAGCATGAAGATCCTGCGGGAGATGTATGAGCGACAGTGA